Proteins from a genomic interval of Arachis hypogaea cultivar Tifrunner chromosome 10, arahy.Tifrunner.gnm2.J5K5, whole genome shotgun sequence:
- the LOC112717971 gene encoding uncharacterized protein — protein sequence MEWKLKFLNAVVHRFTESGSDHAPLLMETEPQSWHSKRRFKYQERWCGEEDVKRIVSEVWRMEVVGSVMFSLAQKLKVCRHRLVQWQKTHKANSRKEIEDLQAKLEELRVAGINGGEEVTSLEKKLELAYLKEESYWREKSKVKWLKEGDQNTRFFHQKFQSRMRRNRIWRLVGRDNEIASKSEDIGKIAEDYFCDIFTSSCSADANPYLEDLEPKVTASMNRRLQRPVTMDEVKRAIFSVHAQSAPGDDGFTAKFFHFFWDIVGGDVFKAVRSFFHSGRILKSFNHTQICLIPKMPDANDMTQSAPNTSQSILELLEIYEGFSGQKVNLNKSAIFFSHNTPQNTRLAVAQTLNIEHIGAQDKYLGLPSIIQKSKKATFGAIKDKVQKRIMGWKRSLLSSGGRHTLLRAVGEAIPIYTLSCFKLPDTLLTEIHSMLSQFWWGQKGTERRMVWIKWDTMTRSKKDGGLGIKDLRAQNLALLGKQYWHLMKYPNSTLSRMLKAKYFRYTNFLHAEIESIPSWGWRSVLEGRKVIEKGLLWKIGSGTNVRIFHDPWLPPPVPFNVPQNALTIPPDLQVYYRRRMKLIGAG from the exons ATGGAATGGAAGTTGAAGTTTCTGAATGCAGTGGTGCACAGGTTCACAGAGTCAGGCTCGGATCATGCTCCACTTTTGATGGAAACCGAACCTCAATCCTGGCATAGTAAAAGGCGGTTTAAATACCAAGAACGTTGGTGTGGAGAAGAGGATGTCAAGAGAATTGTCAGTGAAGTGTGGAGAATGGAAGTTGTAGGCTCAGTTATGTTCTCCTTGGcccaaaagttaaaagtttgtAGACATAGACTAGTTCAATGGCAGAAAACTCACAAAGCAAACTCTCGAAAAGAAATTGAGGACCTTCAAGCTAAACTAGAAGAGTTGCGGGTGGCTGGAATCAACGGGGGAGAGGAGGTTACCAGTTTGGAGAAGAAGTTGGAGCTggcatatttgaaagaagagagctATTGGCGAGAAAAATCTAAAGTCAAGTGGCTAAAAGAAGGAGATCAAAACACTAGATTCTTTCACCAGAAATTTCAATCAAGGATGCGAAGGAACAGAATTTGGAGATTAGTGGGGAGGGACAATGAGATTGCATCGAAATCAGAGGATATTGGAAAGATAGCTGAAGACTACTTTTGCGATATTTTTACTTCCTCTTGTTCGGCTGATGCGAATCCATACTTAGAGGATTTGGAGCCAAAGGTTACAGCTTCCATGAACCGTAGGCTCCAAAGGCCAGTAACTATGGACGAGGTCAAAAGAGCTATATTTAGTGTTCACGCTCAAAGTGCTCCTGGTGATGACGGGTTTACAGCtaagttttttcactttttctgggaTATAGTTGGAGGTGATGTTTTTAAGGCAGTAAGAAGTTTCTTTCACAGTGGCAGAATTCTAAAAAGCTTCAATCATactcaaatttgtttgattccaaagatgccagatgCCAATGACATGACTCAG AGCGCACCTAATACAAGCCAAAGTATTCTAGAATTGCTAGAGATCTATGAGGGTTTCAGTGGGCAAAAAGTCAATCTGAATAAGTCAGCTATCTTTTTCAGTCACAACACACCTCAGAACACAAGACTAGCAGTTGCTCAGACACTAAATATTGAACATATCGGAGCACAAGACAAATACCTGGGATTGCCCTCTataattcaaaaatcaaagaaagcaaccTTTGGAGCTATCAAGGATAAAGTTCAGAAGAGGATTATGGGTTGGAAAAGAAGTCTATTGTCATCAGGTGGTAGGCACACGCTATTGAGAGCGGTGGGGGAGgcgattcctatttatacactctcttgttTCAAGCTCCCGGACACGCTGTTGACTGAGATTCATAGCATGCTCTCGCAATTTTGGTGGGGTCAAAAAGGCACAGAACGAAGAATGGTTTGGATTAAATGGGACACAATGACGAGATCGAAGAAAGATGGAGGGCTGGGGATCAAGGACCTAAGGGCGCAAAATTTGGCTTTATTGGGAAAACAATATTGGCATCTAATGAAATACCCTAATTCTACTctatcaagaatgctcaaagctaaaTATTTCAGATATACAAATTTCCTACATGCAGAGATAGAAAGCATACCGTCGTGGGGCTGGAGAAGTGTTCTTGAAGGGCGCAAGGTGATCGAGAAAGGCTTGTTATGGAAAATAGGCTCTGGCACTAATGTTCGCATCTTCCACGACCCCTGGCTCCCACCACCAGTGCCCTTTAATGTCCCTCAAAATGCACTCACAATCCCGCCAGATCTGCAAGTGTATTAC aggaggaggatgaagttaATTGGTGCTGGATAA